A single window of Colletotrichum destructivum chromosome 9, complete sequence DNA harbors:
- a CDS encoding Putative transcriptional coactivator Hfi1/Transcriptional adapter 1 gives MPDIDPAALSSRPSVNLSTPTLSTKTITVQPPGSLKTSKTSQIIPARIDLEPLYTALKQAIGPEAWVVYKESTTEFLVGRLNQTEYSERIDPILASSNGEREHLHNQLIAAIYGNVTREMPDQGLAPWVSANDKPAAPVGSKPVSGDAAERRLKGDVMQLPTKDRRRIKDLASNDFDPHESLSNVFLDSHRRQPKPAEVPPSAGGIGGINKMNFDLEIRKRFAQPLAVESGEFPDAAVVEGRMLPFCYEAGLTSGHVQEAPHFMSVATETFIKESLAAIFSKTRSNGPGEGGTAGFGAGTQWIQTHKYRHQLVKEEDAALRGELTRDKSGLLPIESKAASERGPLGMADVRIALEMADSGLAQFPIINTAISYGYREGELENWHDYTWLPGHEPIGSKTGEAPAVKPLAAEQLPNGHVDAMDIDSESWWEGADPQDMGALDSVLESCLAVGS, from the exons ATGCCCGACATCGACCCCGCGGCCTTGAGCAGCCGCCCATCTGTGAATCTTTCAACACCGACTCTGTCCACCAAGACCATCACCGTACAACCCCCCGGGTCCCTCAAAACCTCCAAAACAAGCCAGATCATTCCCGCCCGCATTGACCTTGAGCCGCTATATACCGCTTTGAAGCAAGCTATCGGCCCCGAAGCATGGGTCGTGTACAAGGAGTCAACAACAGAGTTCCTCGTCG GCCGATTGAACCAGACCGAGTACTCAGAACGAATCGATCCCATCCTCGCATCCTCAAATGGCGAAAGGGAACACCTCCATAATCAGCTAATAGCTGCTATATACGGCAATGTCACGAGGGAGATGCCGGATCAGGGGCTTGCCCCTTGGGTCAGCGCCAATGACAAGCCCGCCGCTCCCGTCGGCAGTAAGCCTGTGTCTGGCGATGCTGCGGAGCGTCGTCTCAAGGGCGATGTCATGCAGCTGCCCACAAAAGACCGTCGGCGCATCAAGGATCTGGCTTCAAATGAT TTCGATCCTCACGAGAGCCTTTCCAACGTGTTTCTCGACAGTCATAGGCGACAGCCTAAACCAGCCGAAGTACCGCCCAGCGCAGGAGGCATTGGCGGTATCAATAAGATGA ATTTTGACTTGGAAATTCGCAAGCGCTTTGCACAGCCATTGGCTGTGGAGTCGGGCGAATTTCCGGACGCCGCTGTAGTCGAAGGCAGGATGCTACCGTTCTGCTATGAAGCAGGACTTACAAGCGGCCATGTTCAAGAAGCGCCACACTTTATGTCTGTTGCGACAGAAACGTTCATTAAGGAATCGCTGGCGGCTATATTCTCCAAGACAAGGAGCAATGGCCCGGGGGAGGGCGGAACCGCCGGTTTCGGCGCTGGTACACAGTGGATCCAAACACACAAGTATCGGCATCAGCTTGtgaaagaagaggatgctGCTCTACGAGGCGAGCTTACGCGCGATAAGAGCGGGTTGTTACCCATCGAGTCCAAAGCTGCGAGCGAGCGCGGACCCCTTGGCATGGCAGATGTACGGATCGCTCTCGAGATGGCAGACAGCGGCTTGGCACAGttccccatcatcaacacAGCAATATCGTACGGGTATCGCGAAGGAGAGCTTGAGAACTGGCACGACTATACCTGGCTTCCAGGCCACGAGCCAATTGGATCCAAGACAGGAGAAGCCCCCGCCGTCAAGCCGCTGGCTGCCGAACAGCTGCCAAACGGGCACGTCGACGCCATGGATATCGACTCGGAGTCGTGGTGGGAAGGCGCAGATCCTCAAGACATGGGCGCTCTTGACTCCGTGCTGGAATCGTGTCTGGCGGTTGGGTCATAG
- a CDS encoding Putative AMP-dependent synthetase/ligase domain, AMP-binding, AMP-binding enzyme domain, ANL translates to MPIRSRWTELIPNCSLQTWIFGSSFDPLSDRKAFYDADRPDTHYLTFSDYRTVAKQIAIGLKAAGLKPGDRVLLFSGNNLFFPVLFLGVLMAGGIFTGANPGFVTRELAYQLNDSGATFMVAAEGSLDTALEAAKQVSMPTSNVFVFDTTIPGSGKAEKPARDGARHWTELIAPRSQAEKFEWVEPSDARTTTCCLNYSSGTTGVPKGVEISHYSYVANGTGVVKVSALEQDHEASIARSVGLCFLPLYHTYAQTYFVANFAKQGIPVYIMAGFDFVKMLTYIQRYRVTQLVSVPPILVALTKHPITAKFDLSSLESVGSGAAPLPADVARQTERILKKDDLIVRQGWGMTEVTCTAMTWDPTRLERSSSVGELMPNYQAKLVGEDGKEITEAKVPGELWVTGPTVMRGYWRNPKATKETIVTDAEGNRWLRTGDVAYVQEYKTGGLFFIVDRMKELIKVKGNQVAPAELEALLLERQDVADAAVVGVTLDGEEFPRAYIVRSPGTSATGEEIAKWLEKRVSKHKRLKGGVAFTDVIPKNPSGKILRKILRDKAKQEVGNSVSKL, encoded by the exons ATGCCAATAAGGTCACGGTGGACGGAGCTCATTCCGAACTGCTCCTTGCAGACATGGATTTTCGGCTCCTCTTTTGACCCTCTCTCTGACCGCAAGGCTTTCTATGATGCCGACCGTCCAGACACACACTACCTAACCTTCTCCGACTACCGCACTGTGGCCAAGCAGATCGCCATCGGTCTCAAGGCCGCGGGCCTCAAACCCGGTGACCGCGTGCTGCTCTTCTCGGGCAAcaacctcttcttccctgtcctcttccttggcgtcctGATGGCCGGTGGTATCTTCACCGGCGCCAACCCTGGATTTGTCACCCGCGAGCTCGCATATCAGCTCAATGACAGCGGCGCGACCTTtatggtcgccgccgagggcagTCTCGACACCGCCCTAGAAGCCGCGAAGCAGGTCTCCATGCCCACGAGcaacgtcttcgtcttcgacacCACAATTCCCGGCTCtggcaaggccgagaagcccgcGCGGGATGGTGCCCGCCACTGGACCGAGCTGATCGCCCCTCGATCGCAGGCTGAGAAATTCGAATGGGTTGAGCCTTCTGACGCCCGCACTACGACGTGCTGTCTCAATTATAGCTCCGGCACGACTGGCGTACCCAAAGGCGTCGAGATTTCACACTACAGCTATGTCGCCAATGGCACTGGCGTTGTCAAGGTATCGGCTCTGGAACAGGACCATGAGGCATCTATCGCCCGCTCCGTTGGCCTTTGTTTCTTGCCCCTCTACCACACCTACGCCCAGACGTACTTCGTCGCCAACTTCGCCAAGCAGGGCATCCCCGTCTACATCATGGCGGGTTTCGATTTCGTCAAGATGCTCACCTACATCCAGCGCTACCGCGTCACCCAGCTCGTTAGCGTGCCCCCCATCCTTGTCGCCCTGACCAAACACCCCATCACCGCAAAGTTCGACCTCAGCAGTCTCGAGAGCGTCGGCTCTGGCGCCGCACCCCTCCCAGCCGATGTTGCTCGCCAAACGGAGCGCATTCTCAAGAAGGACGATCTCATCGTTCGCCAGGGCTGGGGCATGACCGAAGTCACCTGCACCGCCATGACCTGGGACCCGACGCGCCTGGAGCGCAGCTCCTCCGTTGGCGAACTCATGCCCAACTACCAGGCGAAGctcgttggcgaggacggtAAGGAGAtcaccgaggccaaggtgCCCGGCGAACTCTGGGTCACGGGCCCGACTGTCATGCGCGGCTACTGGCGCAACCCTAAGGCGACCAAGGAGACGATCGTTAcagacgccgagggcaacCGCTGGCTGCGTACGGGAGACGTCGCATACGTCCAAGAGTACAAGACAGGCGGTCTCTTCTTTATCGTCGACCGCATGAAGGAGCTCATCAAAGTCAAGGGAAACCAGGTCGCtcccgccgagctcgaggcccttcttctcgagcgGCAGGATGTCGCtgacgctgccgtcgtcggcgtcacccTCGACGGAGAGGAGTTTCCGCGGGCCTACATTGTCCGGTCGCCTGGGACCAGCGCCACAGGCGAGGAGATAGCCAAGTGGTTGGAGAAACGGGTTTCCAAACACAAGCGCCTCAAAGGCGGGGTTGCGTTTACAGATGTTATCCCCAAAAACCCT TCGGGCAAGATCTTGCGAAAGATCCTTAGAgacaaggccaagcaggAAGTTGGCAATTCTGTTTCAAAGCTATAG
- a CDS encoding Putative NADH-quinone oxidoreductase subunit E, Thioredoxin-like superfamily, NuoE: MICSANHNDALSKQKLTTFEPPESEQRKISANQPLPFARPLAHRQLSSHHKSLAMASRLSPLLFRSALRSATCRAARPQFRAFSLTAVRPSDTLQVHRDSPKNNADIPFKFTKENEAVIDEILKRYPPQYKKAAVMPILDLGQRQHGFTSISVMNEVARLLEMPPQRVYEVASFYTMYNRTPVGKYFIQACTTTPCQLGGVGSDVIVKAIIDHLGIKQGETTKDGLFTLLEVECLGACVNAPMVQINDDYYEDLTPETTVQLLDALKATATATGGAAAAQVPKPGPINSGRQTCENSKGLTNLTSEPWGPEVTRSDL, translated from the exons ATGATCTGTTCAGCCAATCACAACGATGCATTATCCAAGCAGAAGCTCACGACTTTTGAACCTCCCGAATCTGAACAGCGCAAGATATCCGCAAATCAACCTCTCCCGTTCGCCCGCCCGCTCGCCCATCGTCAATTGAGCAGCCACCACAAGTCCCTCGCCATGGCCTCCAGACTCTCGCCCCTCCTCTTCAGATCAGCCCTCCGCTCGGCGACGTGTCGAGCGGCGAGGCCCCAATTCCGCGCCTTCTCCCTCACAGCCGTCCGCCCAAGCGACACACTTCAAGTG CACCGCGACTCCCCGAAGAACAACGCCGACATCCCCTTCAAGTTCACCAAGGAGAACGAGGCCGTTATCGATGAGATCCTCAAGCGCTATCCGCCGCAGTacaagaaggccgccgttATGCCCATCCTggacctcggccagcgtcaGCACGGTTTTACCAGCATCAGCGTCATGAACGAGGTTgcccgcctcctcgagaTGCCCCCCCAACGCGTTTACGAAGTCGCCTCCTTCTACACCATGTACAACCGCACTCCCGTCGGGAAGTACTTTATCCAGGCCTGCACGACC ACTCCATGCCagcttggcggcgtcggctccGACGTGAttgtcaaggccatcatcgaccacCTCGGTATCAAGCAGGGTGAGACCACCAAGGACGGCCTCTTCACTCTCCTCGAAGTCGAGTGCCTCGGCGCTTGCGTCAACGCTCCCATGGTCCAGATCAACGACGACTACTACGAGGACCTTACCCCCGAGACCACTGTCCAGCTGCTTGACGCCCTCAAGGCCACCGCGaccgccaccggcggcgccgccgctgcacAGGTTCCCAAGCCCGGCCCTATCAACAGCGGCCGCCAAACCTGCGAAAACAGCAAGGGCCTGACAAACCTTACCTCCGAGCCGTGGGGCCCCGAGGTGACGAGGAGCGATTTGTAA
- a CDS encoding Putative kelch-type beta propeller, which translates to MESFGALKRRTTEILQSLPQNLPAMPNIPNVKRPSLSSGKGPKAMKATWERIDVPPLARSSHTVSVVNGSAYVFGGEINPREPVDNDVHVIRLPYNSAGADYYKIKSAPTKQYIPPIEKKTDETVEEPAEEPADAPNVAEKAALKEQLLDEVSLASPGVAGDEEDLSAETGAGSTSSDPVLDKGKGPALAETSSFGDVPSPRVGHATAVIGSRIFLYGGRGGPDMKPLEEGGRVWVFDTRINTWSFLDPVPPAPGVTILPMPSARSYHSAAATDRPRDFAPKHARGKQTWRAWAQGDSAEVGIPQAPIVGHAAVNATDEEDDGYGTFFVHAGCLASGERTNDLWAFDVRSRVWSQLPSAPGPARGGAAITISKSRLFRFGGFDGKAEIGGQLDFIHLEMDTFDDGVSKGEIAVHGRGGWQSIVQGANSGEQEIHLIPGQTWPGNRSVAGLEAVTVGAGREYLLLIMGEREPSSDGHSGAGSMWDDVWAFQVPPIGMTAASVRDAMLQAIGRPTGEGKWTRLVTEPYDDDNDDGEPAPRGWFATAPMGDVEEAGVVIWGGLSSENKRLKDGWILRIPE; encoded by the coding sequence ATGGAGTCTTTCGGAGCTCTCAAGCGTCGGACGACCGAGATCCTACAATCCCTTCCCCAGAACCTTCCCGCCATGCCGAACATACCCAACGTGAAGAGACCGTCTCTGTCGAGCGGCAAAGGCCCAAAAGCTATGAAGGCCACATGGGAGCGAATCGACGTCCCGCCCCTCGCCCGTTCCTCCCACACCGTCAGCGTCGTCAACGGTTCTGCCTacgtcttcggcggcgagatCAACCCTCGGGAGCCTGTCGACAATGATGTCCATGTCATCAGACTGCCTTACAACAGTGCAGGCGCTGATTACTACAAGATCAAGTCCGCCCCGACGAAGCAATACATCCCGCCCATCGAGAAGAAAACCGACGAGACGGTTGAGgagccggccgaggagccGGCCGACGCCCCGAACGTCGCGGAAAAGGCCGCGCTGAAGGAACAGCTCCTTGACGAGGTTTCCCTTGCCTCTCCGGGCGTCGcaggagacgaagaagatTTGTCCGCCGAGACCGGCGCGGGAAGCACATCCTCGGATCCTGTCTTGgacaaaggcaaaggccCGGCTCTTGCCGAAACTTCCTCTTTTGGCGATGTACCGTCTCCCCGTGTCGGCCATGCCACCGCCGTCATTGGGAGTCGCATCTTCCTCTATGGAGGTCGCGGAGGACCCGATATGAAACCCCTCGAAGAGGGTGGTCGCGTCTGGGTCTTTGACACCCGTATCAATACTTGGTCCTTCCTCGATCCTGTGCCACCCGCTCCCGGAGTGACCATCTTGCCGATGCCCTCGGCGCGCAGCTACCACTCAGCCGCCGCGACTGATCGTCCTCGCGACTTTGCTCCCAAGCACGCGCGTGGCAAGCAAACCTGGAGGGCCTGGGCCCAAGGCGACAGCGCCGAGGTGGGCATTCCTCAAGCTCCCATTGTTGGCCACGCTGCCGTCAATGCCacggacgaagaggatgatggcTATGGCACTTTCTTCGTGCATGCCGGTTGCCTGGCGAGCGGCGAGCGCACTAATGACCTTTGGGCCTTCGACGTGCGGTCCCGAGTGTGGAGCCAGctgccctcggcgcccggACCGGCGCGTGGtggcgccgccatcacaATCAGCAAGAGCCGGCTATTTCGGTTCGGCGGCTTTGATGGCAAAGCTGAGATTGGCGGACAGCTTGATTTTATACACCTTGAGATGGATACCTTCGACGACGGTGTTTCCAAGGGTGAAATCGCAGTCCACGGCCGTGGCGGTTGGCAGAGCATTGTCCAGGGTGCCAACTCTGGCGAGCAGGAAATCCACCTCATTCCGGGTCAGACGTGGCCTGGAAACAGAAGTGTGGCGggtctcgaggccgtcaccgtTGGTGCCGGACGCGAGTACTTGTTGCTCATCATGGGTGAGCGCGAACCCAGCTCGGATGGTCactccggcgccggctccatGTGGGACGATGTCTGGGCTTTCCAGGTACCGCCTATCGGCATGACCGCTGCTAGCGTGCGGGATGCTATGTTGCAGGCCATTGGTCGGCCGACGGGTGAGGGCAAGTGGACAAGACTCGTGACGGAGCCGTATGATGATGACAACGATGATGGTGAGCCAGCGCCGCGCGGTTGGTTTGCAACAGCACCAATGGGGGATGTGGAGGAGGCTGGTGTTGTTATCTGGGGAGGACTGAGCTCTGAGAACAAGAGACTGAAAGACGGTTGGATTTTGAGGATCCCCGAGTGA
- a CDS encoding Putative Zinc finger C2H2-type, transcription factor Grauzone: protein MAYFYEHVQGGHLPDEQLYYGHQNFSQMPMSFLESSSSSDSSTPVDPSFASYPPEPQYQTPWPVNQTHQIQQYMEGPRTAFFVPEYAQVFHNIARPTQESTTLPPASQRRHGSPCSQQTLSSSDSNSPPTESDVLPATPPDCSATSPFMQHKQYTGDWETQQYRSHTLLGLGKQGTVFVNPHEVNISQAIFEEEAMPTPFDHSRTFSFCCSDSDESSIPQQSAFSSREMTPEALEPIVKKELPTAEPSYQQSYPEPELSEQDSLKSTTKIEPLISFDDTKDSDYRPEHHTRKRSRNTHARQIYSPGSTQERKRPRVNSDTGGLAPSRLNAPIHSARNPKIVCTECKTPFSDESTYQKHMKQHHTRPFACIFNYAGCPSTFASKNEWKRHVSSQHLALQYWLCVQDGCSKTTNPPTNRRFSSSSSCSVSPTPPALPNGAIFNRKDLYTQHVRRMHVPPHVRKAQKLKKPTPEWDDHLKDLQAEAEQTRCDLPQYMRCPAGDCGHEFNGPQAWDERMEHVARHLERAADGKEPTVHFGGETDPTLTQWASSPGVYVVRQTDTPGNWELINPLKGEIGPSSGNGKGGNSGGKAFSSLKEIVVAACSDEDAEGEEEE from the coding sequence ATGGCCTACTTCTACGAACATGTCCAAGGAGGACATCTTCCTGACGAGCAGCTATACTACGGGCATCAAAACTTCAGCCAGATGCCCATGTCTTTCCTTGagtcttcgtcgtcttcggacTCCTCCACACCGGTCGACCCGAGTTTTGCATCCTACCCCCCTGAGCCGCAATACCAGACGCCATGGCCGGTGAACCAGACTCATCAGATTCAACAATACATGGAAGGTCCACGAACTGCCTTTTTTGTCCCTGAATATGCCCAGGTATTCCACAACATAGCCCGTCCGACTCAGGAATCAACCACACTACCTCCAGCTTCGCAGCGAAGACATGGTTCCCCCTGCTCTCAACAGACGCTGTCCAGCAGCGACTCCAACAGCCCGCCGACGGAAAGCGATGTTCTACCCGCAACCCCTCCAGACTGTTCTGCCACTTCCCCTTTCATGCAACACAAGCAATACACCGGTGACTGGGAGACCCAGCAGTATCGGTCTCATACGctgcttggccttggcaAACAGGGTACCGTTTTCGTCAATCCCCACGAGGTCAATATTTCTCAAGCCATATTCGAAGAAGAGGCCATGCCGACCCCTTTCGATCACAGCCGTACCTTCAGTTTCTGTTGTTCAGACTCTGATGAGTCGAGCATTCCCCAGCAGTCAGCTTTCTCGTCTCGTGAAATGACACCGGAAGCTCTCGAACCCATCGTCAAGAAAGAGCTTCCCACGGCTGAGCCATCTTACCAACAAAGCTACCCCGAACCTGAACTGAGTGAGCAAGACTCCCTTAAATCGACAACCAAGATCGAGCCCCTCATCTCATTCGACGACACAAAGGACTCGGATTACAGGCCCGAGCACCATACACGAAAGCGCTCCCGTAATACGCATGCCAGACAGATATATAGCCCTGGCTCAACAcaggaaagaaagagacCGAGGGTCAATAGCGATACCGGTGGTCTTGCCCCAAGTCGGCTCAACGCGCCTATCCATTCTGCGCGGAACCCCAAAATTGTTTGTACAGAGTGCAAAACTCCCTTTTCCGATGAGAGCACCTACCAGAAGCACATGAAGCAACATCACACCCGTCCCTTCGCATGCATTTTCAATTACGCCGGCTGCCCATCCACATTTGCCAGCAAGAATGAATGGAAGCGTCACGTAAGCTCTCAGCACCTGGCACTCCAATACTGGCTCTGTGTCCAAGATGGCTGCTCAAAGACCACCAACCCTCCGACTAACCGGcgtttctcctcctcttcttcctgctccgTCTCGCCAACACCGCCTGCCTTGCCAAACGGCGCCATATTCAATCGCAAAGACCTCTACACCCAACATGTCCGCCGCATGCACGTTCCCCCTCATGTCAGGAAAGCCCAGAAGCTGAAGAAGCCCACCCCTGAATGGGACGATCACCTTAAGGACCTccaagcagaagcagaacAGACACGCTGCGACCTACCTCAGTACATGCGCTGCCCTGCCGGTGACTGTGGCCATGAGTTCAACGGCCCGCAAGCCTGGGACGAGCGCATGGAGCACGTCGCACGCCACCTCGAGCGCGCAGCTGACGGCAAGGAGCCCACGGTTCACTTCGGCGGCGAGACCGACCCAACGCTCACCCAGTGGGCGTCGAGTCCTGGTGTCTACGTCGTACGGCAGACCGATACCCCCGGCAATTGGGAGCTCATAAACCCACTTAAAGGGGAGATTGGGCCTTCCTCGGGCAATGGAAAAGGGGGCAACAGCGGCGGTAAAGCATTCTCTTCCCTCAAGGAgattgtcgtcgccgcctgctccgacgaagacgctgagggcgaggaagaggagtgA